In a genomic window of Streptococcus mitis NCTC 12261:
- a CDS encoding acetylxylan esterase: MKNPALLEEIKTYLGRDEVPQDFDAFWDEEVKKVSNLPAYQLEERNFHIPQVKCYELTFEGTNEGKVYARVVLPKSDEKVPIIFHFHGYMGRGWDWADMLAFTVAGYGVVSMDVRGQSGYSQDSLRSPLGNTVKGHIIRGAVEGRDHLFYKDVYLDIYQLVEIVASLSQVDEKRLSSYGASQGGALALVAAALNPRIHKTVAIYPFLSDFRRVLEIGNTSEAYDELFRYFKFHDPFHETEEEIIATLAYIDVKNLAHRIKGEVKMITGLDDDVCYPITQFAIYNRLTCDKAYRIMPEYAHEVMNVFVNDQVYNWLCGSEIPFKYVK; this comes from the coding sequence ATGAAAAATCCAGCTTTATTAGAAGAAATTAAGACCTATCTAGGAAGGGACGAGGTTCCACAAGACTTTGATGCTTTTTGGGATGAGGAAGTGAAAAAAGTTTCCAATCTTCCAGCTTATCAGTTGGAGGAAAGGAATTTCCACATTCCTCAAGTAAAGTGCTATGAATTAACCTTTGAAGGAACCAATGAAGGCAAGGTCTATGCACGCGTCGTTCTTCCGAAGAGTGACGAGAAGGTTCCGATAATCTTCCATTTTCATGGTTATATGGGACGTGGCTGGGACTGGGCTGACATGCTGGCCTTCACCGTAGCTGGTTACGGTGTTGTTTCCATGGATGTGCGGGGGCAGTCGGGTTACTCACAAGACAGCTTGCGTTCTCCTCTAGGAAATACGGTCAAGGGGCATATCATCCGTGGGGCTGTGGAAGGTCGGGATCACCTCTTTTATAAGGATGTTTATCTGGATATTTACCAGTTGGTTGAAATTGTTGCCAGTCTGTCTCAGGTTGATGAGAAGCGTCTTTCTAGCTATGGTGCCTCACAAGGAGGTGCTCTAGCTCTAGTTGCAGCAGCACTCAATCCTCGGATTCATAAAACAGTTGCCATTTATCCCTTCTTGTCAGACTTTAGACGAGTGCTTGAGATTGGTAATACTAGCGAGGCTTACGACGAACTGTTCCGTTATTTCAAGTTTCACGATCCCTTCCACGAAACTGAGGAGGAAATCATAGCGACCCTTGCCTATATCGATGTGAAAAATCTTGCCCATCGTATCAAGGGTGAGGTTAAGATGATTACGGGCTTGGACGATGATGTTTGCTATCCTATTACCCAGTTTGCGATTTACAACCGGCTGACCTGCGATAAGGCCTATCGCATCATGCCTGAGTATGCTCACGAAGTCATGAATGTCTTTGTCAATGACCAAGTCTACAACTGGCTATGTGGTAGTGAGATTCCTTTTAAGTATGTAAAATGA